One genomic region from Populus nigra chromosome 8, ddPopNigr1.1, whole genome shotgun sequence encodes:
- the LOC133701156 gene encoding THO complex subunit 1-like isoform X4 → MEEFRRAILQSGPIESFALQTVQEFIKPQKQTKLVQDENQLLENMLRTLLQELVSSSAQSREEIMLYGKSIDDGEDSQGQIPRLLDVVLYLCERDFVEGGMIFQLLEDLTEMSTMRNCKDIFGYIESKQDILGKQELFARGKLVMLRTCNQLLRRLSKANDVVFCGRILMFLAHFFPLSERSAVNIKGVFNTSNETKYEKEQPAAISLDFNFYKTMWSLQEYFCDPSLTLSPIKWQKFSLSLMVILNAFEAQPLSEEEGSANNLEEEAASFNIKYLTSSKLMGLELKDPSFRRHVLVQCLILFDYLKAPGKNDKDLTSESMKEEIKSREEHVKKLLEMTPPKGKDFLHKVEHILEREKNWPIENKTVQDGGKKRPRWRLGNKELSQLWKWADQNPNALTDPQRVRTPAITDYWKPLAEDMDPSASIEADYHHKNNRVYCWKGLRVSARQDLDGFSRFTDHGIEGVVPLELLPPDVRSKHQAKPNDRSKRAKKDEPKGASHQVEDNQIATPASEIDGEGIRTDLEASVTPMDSDAMATTSNISQSSTPTPDEHQKQSPDTDGGQEAGHIEADAEAEAGMIDGETDAEVDLEAVG, encoded by the exons ATG gaagaATTCAGGAGGGCTATATTGCAGTCTGGTCCAATTGAATCTTTTGCTCTCCAGACTGTTCAAGAATTTATTAAACCTCag AAGCAAACTAAATTAGTGCAAGATGAGAATCAATTGTTGGAAAATATGCTCCGGACATTGCTTCAGGAGCTCGtg TCATCTTCTGCGCAGTCGAGGGAGGAAATAATGTTGTATGGGAAGTCCATTGATGATGGTGAAGACTCACAGGGTCAAATTCCTCGTCTGCTAG ATGTTGTTCTGTATCTCTGTGAGAGAGATTTTGTTGAGGGTGGTATGATATTCCAGTTGTTGGAAGATTTGACAGAAATGTCTACAATGAGAAATTGCAAGGATATTTTTGGTTACATAGAGAGTAAGCAAGATATACTTGGAAAG CAAGAACTTTTTGCTCGTGGAAAACTTGTGATGTTGAGAACATGTAATCAACTTCTCCGACGCCTTTCAAAG GCAAATGATGTCGTGTTTTGCGGACGAATTCTGATGTTTCTAGCACACTTTTTTCCACTATCTGAACGCTCAG CTGTAAACATTAAAGGAGTTTTCAACACATCAAATGAGACTAAATATGAGAAAGAGCAACCAGCTG CCATTTCTCTTGACTTCAACTTCTATAAAACCATGTGGAGTTTGCAG GAGTACTTTTGTGACCCTTCCCTTACTCTTTCTCCAATCAAGTGGCAAAAATTCTCATTGAGTTTGATG GTCATCTTGAATGCCTTTGAAGCTCAGCCTTTGAGTGAGGAAGAAGGAAGTGCTAACAATTTGGAGGAAGAGGCGGCATCATTTAACATAAAGTATCTCACAAGCAGTAAACTGATGGGTTTAGAG TTAAAAGATCCAAGTTTTCGACGCCATGTTCTTGTGCAGTGTCTGATACTGTTTGACTACCTTAAG GCTCCAGGAAAGAATGACAAAGATTTAACATCTGAAAGCATG aaagaagaaataaaatctcGCGAGGAGCATGTAAAGAAGTTGCTTGAAATGACTCCACCTAAAGGAAAAGATTTTCTTCACAAGGTTGAGCATATTCTAGAACGTGAAAAGAATTGG CCAATAGAGAACAAGACAGTCCAAGACGGAGGTAAAAAACG GCCAAGGTGGAGGCTAGGAAATAAAGAGCTCTCACAATTGTGGAAGTGGGCAGATCAGAATCCG AATGCCTTGACTGATCCTCAACGTGTTCGAACTCCTGCCATCACAGATTACTGGAAACCATTGGCAGAAGAT ATGGATCCATCAGCTAGCATAGAAGCTGATTATCACCACAAGAATAACCGG GTTTATTGCTGGAAAGGTCTCCGTGTCTCTGCTAGGCAGGATTTGGATGGTTTCTCTCGA TTTACTGACCATGGTATTGAAGGAGTTGTTCCTTTAGAACTATTGCCACCAGATGTCCGGTCCAAACACCAAGCTAAACCCAATGACAGGTCTAAACGTGCCAAAAAGGATGAGCCAAAGGGTGCTTCACATCAAGTGGAAGATAATCAG ATTGCAACACCTGCAAGCGAGATTGATGGTGAAGGAATCAGAACTGATCTTGAAGCCTCTGTTACACCAATGGACTCTGATGCCATGGCCACGACCAGCAATATTTCACAGAGCAGCACTCCTACACCAGATGAACATCAAAAGCAGAGCCCCGACACAGATGGTGGTCAAGAGGCAGGCCACATAGAAGCAGACGCTGAAGCAGAGGCAGGGATGATAGACGGAGAGACTGATGCGGAGGTAGATTTAGAAGCAGTTGGCTGA
- the LOC133701156 gene encoding THO complex subunit 1-like isoform X3 → MEEFRRAILQSGPIESFALQTVQEFIKPQKQTKLVQDENQLLENMLRTLLQELVSSSAQSREEIMLYGKSIDDGEDSQGQIPRLLDVVLYLCERDFVEGGMIFQLLEDLTEMSTMRNCKDIFGYIESKQDILGKQELFARGKLVMLRTCNQLLRRLSKANDVVFCGRILMFLAHFFPLSERSAVNIKGVFNTSNETKYEKEQPAAISLDFNFYKTMWSLQEYFCDPSLTLSPIKWQKFSLSLMVILNAFEAQPLSEEEGSANNLEEEAASFNIKYLTSSKLMGLELKDPSFRRHVLVQCLILFDYLKAPGKNDKDLTSESMKEEIKSREEHVKKLLEMTPPKGKDFLHKVEHILEREKNWPIENKTVQDGGKKRRPRWRLGNKELSQLWKWADQNPNALTDPQRVRTPAITDYWKPLAEDMDPSASIEADYHHKNNRVYCWKGLRVSARQDLDGFSRFTDHGIEGVVPLELLPPDVRSKHQAKPNDRSKRAKKDEPKGASHQVEDNQIATPASEIDGEGIRTDLEASVTPMDSDAMATTSNISQSSTPTPDEHQKQSPDTDGGQEAGHIEADAEAEAGMIDGETDAEVDLEAVG, encoded by the exons ATG gaagaATTCAGGAGGGCTATATTGCAGTCTGGTCCAATTGAATCTTTTGCTCTCCAGACTGTTCAAGAATTTATTAAACCTCag AAGCAAACTAAATTAGTGCAAGATGAGAATCAATTGTTGGAAAATATGCTCCGGACATTGCTTCAGGAGCTCGtg TCATCTTCTGCGCAGTCGAGGGAGGAAATAATGTTGTATGGGAAGTCCATTGATGATGGTGAAGACTCACAGGGTCAAATTCCTCGTCTGCTAG ATGTTGTTCTGTATCTCTGTGAGAGAGATTTTGTTGAGGGTGGTATGATATTCCAGTTGTTGGAAGATTTGACAGAAATGTCTACAATGAGAAATTGCAAGGATATTTTTGGTTACATAGAGAGTAAGCAAGATATACTTGGAAAG CAAGAACTTTTTGCTCGTGGAAAACTTGTGATGTTGAGAACATGTAATCAACTTCTCCGACGCCTTTCAAAG GCAAATGATGTCGTGTTTTGCGGACGAATTCTGATGTTTCTAGCACACTTTTTTCCACTATCTGAACGCTCAG CTGTAAACATTAAAGGAGTTTTCAACACATCAAATGAGACTAAATATGAGAAAGAGCAACCAGCTG CCATTTCTCTTGACTTCAACTTCTATAAAACCATGTGGAGTTTGCAG GAGTACTTTTGTGACCCTTCCCTTACTCTTTCTCCAATCAAGTGGCAAAAATTCTCATTGAGTTTGATG GTCATCTTGAATGCCTTTGAAGCTCAGCCTTTGAGTGAGGAAGAAGGAAGTGCTAACAATTTGGAGGAAGAGGCGGCATCATTTAACATAAAGTATCTCACAAGCAGTAAACTGATGGGTTTAGAG TTAAAAGATCCAAGTTTTCGACGCCATGTTCTTGTGCAGTGTCTGATACTGTTTGACTACCTTAAG GCTCCAGGAAAGAATGACAAAGATTTAACATCTGAAAGCATG aaagaagaaataaaatctcGCGAGGAGCATGTAAAGAAGTTGCTTGAAATGACTCCACCTAAAGGAAAAGATTTTCTTCACAAGGTTGAGCATATTCTAGAACGTGAAAAGAATTGG CCAATAGAGAACAAGACAGTCCAAGACGGAGGTAAAAAACG TAGGCCAAGGTGGAGGCTAGGAAATAAAGAGCTCTCACAATTGTGGAAGTGGGCAGATCAGAATCCG AATGCCTTGACTGATCCTCAACGTGTTCGAACTCCTGCCATCACAGATTACTGGAAACCATTGGCAGAAGAT ATGGATCCATCAGCTAGCATAGAAGCTGATTATCACCACAAGAATAACCGG GTTTATTGCTGGAAAGGTCTCCGTGTCTCTGCTAGGCAGGATTTGGATGGTTTCTCTCGA TTTACTGACCATGGTATTGAAGGAGTTGTTCCTTTAGAACTATTGCCACCAGATGTCCGGTCCAAACACCAAGCTAAACCCAATGACAGGTCTAAACGTGCCAAAAAGGATGAGCCAAAGGGTGCTTCACATCAAGTGGAAGATAATCAG ATTGCAACACCTGCAAGCGAGATTGATGGTGAAGGAATCAGAACTGATCTTGAAGCCTCTGTTACACCAATGGACTCTGATGCCATGGCCACGACCAGCAATATTTCACAGAGCAGCACTCCTACACCAGATGAACATCAAAAGCAGAGCCCCGACACAGATGGTGGTCAAGAGGCAGGCCACATAGAAGCAGACGCTGAAGCAGAGGCAGGGATGATAGACGGAGAGACTGATGCGGAGGTAGATTTAGAAGCAGTTGGCTGA
- the LOC133701156 gene encoding THO complex subunit 1-like isoform X2, whose product MEEFRRAILQSGPIESFALQTVQEFIKPQKQTKLVQDENQLLENMLRTLLQELVSSSAQSREEIMLYGKSIDDGEDSQGQIPRLLDVVLYLCERDFVEGGMIFQLLEDLTEMSTMRNCKDIFGYIESKQDILGKQELFARGKLVMLRTCNQLLRRLSKANDVVFCGRILMFLAHFFPLSERSAVNIKGVFNTSNETKYEKEQPAAISLDFNFYKTMWSLQEYFCDPSLTLSPIKWQKFSLSLMVILNAFEAQPLSEEEGSANNLEEEAASFNIKYLTSSKLMGLELKDPSFRRHVLVQCLILFDYLKAPGKNDKDLTSESMKEEIKSREEHVKKLLEMTPPKGKDFLHKVEHILEREKNWLWWKRDGCPPFEKQPIENKTVQDGGKKRPRWRLGNKELSQLWKWADQNPNALTDPQRVRTPAITDYWKPLAEDMDPSASIEADYHHKNNRVYCWKGLRVSARQDLDGFSRFTDHGIEGVVPLELLPPDVRSKHQAKPNDRSKRAKKDEPKGASHQVEDNQIATPASEIDGEGIRTDLEASVTPMDSDAMATTSNISQSSTPTPDEHQKQSPDTDGGQEAGHIEADAEAEAGMIDGETDAEVDLEAVG is encoded by the exons ATG gaagaATTCAGGAGGGCTATATTGCAGTCTGGTCCAATTGAATCTTTTGCTCTCCAGACTGTTCAAGAATTTATTAAACCTCag AAGCAAACTAAATTAGTGCAAGATGAGAATCAATTGTTGGAAAATATGCTCCGGACATTGCTTCAGGAGCTCGtg TCATCTTCTGCGCAGTCGAGGGAGGAAATAATGTTGTATGGGAAGTCCATTGATGATGGTGAAGACTCACAGGGTCAAATTCCTCGTCTGCTAG ATGTTGTTCTGTATCTCTGTGAGAGAGATTTTGTTGAGGGTGGTATGATATTCCAGTTGTTGGAAGATTTGACAGAAATGTCTACAATGAGAAATTGCAAGGATATTTTTGGTTACATAGAGAGTAAGCAAGATATACTTGGAAAG CAAGAACTTTTTGCTCGTGGAAAACTTGTGATGTTGAGAACATGTAATCAACTTCTCCGACGCCTTTCAAAG GCAAATGATGTCGTGTTTTGCGGACGAATTCTGATGTTTCTAGCACACTTTTTTCCACTATCTGAACGCTCAG CTGTAAACATTAAAGGAGTTTTCAACACATCAAATGAGACTAAATATGAGAAAGAGCAACCAGCTG CCATTTCTCTTGACTTCAACTTCTATAAAACCATGTGGAGTTTGCAG GAGTACTTTTGTGACCCTTCCCTTACTCTTTCTCCAATCAAGTGGCAAAAATTCTCATTGAGTTTGATG GTCATCTTGAATGCCTTTGAAGCTCAGCCTTTGAGTGAGGAAGAAGGAAGTGCTAACAATTTGGAGGAAGAGGCGGCATCATTTAACATAAAGTATCTCACAAGCAGTAAACTGATGGGTTTAGAG TTAAAAGATCCAAGTTTTCGACGCCATGTTCTTGTGCAGTGTCTGATACTGTTTGACTACCTTAAG GCTCCAGGAAAGAATGACAAAGATTTAACATCTGAAAGCATG aaagaagaaataaaatctcGCGAGGAGCATGTAAAGAAGTTGCTTGAAATGACTCCACCTAAAGGAAAAGATTTTCTTCACAAGGTTGAGCATATTCTAGAACGTGAAAAGAATTGG CTGTGGTGGAAACGTGATGGTTGCCCTCCATTTGAAAAGCAGCCAATAGAGAACAAGACAGTCCAAGACGGAGGTAAAAAACG GCCAAGGTGGAGGCTAGGAAATAAAGAGCTCTCACAATTGTGGAAGTGGGCAGATCAGAATCCG AATGCCTTGACTGATCCTCAACGTGTTCGAACTCCTGCCATCACAGATTACTGGAAACCATTGGCAGAAGAT ATGGATCCATCAGCTAGCATAGAAGCTGATTATCACCACAAGAATAACCGG GTTTATTGCTGGAAAGGTCTCCGTGTCTCTGCTAGGCAGGATTTGGATGGTTTCTCTCGA TTTACTGACCATGGTATTGAAGGAGTTGTTCCTTTAGAACTATTGCCACCAGATGTCCGGTCCAAACACCAAGCTAAACCCAATGACAGGTCTAAACGTGCCAAAAAGGATGAGCCAAAGGGTGCTTCACATCAAGTGGAAGATAATCAG ATTGCAACACCTGCAAGCGAGATTGATGGTGAAGGAATCAGAACTGATCTTGAAGCCTCTGTTACACCAATGGACTCTGATGCCATGGCCACGACCAGCAATATTTCACAGAGCAGCACTCCTACACCAGATGAACATCAAAAGCAGAGCCCCGACACAGATGGTGGTCAAGAGGCAGGCCACATAGAAGCAGACGCTGAAGCAGAGGCAGGGATGATAGACGGAGAGACTGATGCGGAGGTAGATTTAGAAGCAGTTGGCTGA
- the LOC133701156 gene encoding THO complex subunit 1-like isoform X1: protein MEEFRRAILQSGPIESFALQTVQEFIKPQKQTKLVQDENQLLENMLRTLLQELVSSSAQSREEIMLYGKSIDDGEDSQGQIPRLLDVVLYLCERDFVEGGMIFQLLEDLTEMSTMRNCKDIFGYIESKQDILGKQELFARGKLVMLRTCNQLLRRLSKANDVVFCGRILMFLAHFFPLSERSAVNIKGVFNTSNETKYEKEQPAAISLDFNFYKTMWSLQEYFCDPSLTLSPIKWQKFSLSLMVILNAFEAQPLSEEEGSANNLEEEAASFNIKYLTSSKLMGLELKDPSFRRHVLVQCLILFDYLKAPGKNDKDLTSESMKEEIKSREEHVKKLLEMTPPKGKDFLHKVEHILEREKNWLWWKRDGCPPFEKQPIENKTVQDGGKKRRPRWRLGNKELSQLWKWADQNPNALTDPQRVRTPAITDYWKPLAEDMDPSASIEADYHHKNNRVYCWKGLRVSARQDLDGFSRFTDHGIEGVVPLELLPPDVRSKHQAKPNDRSKRAKKDEPKGASHQVEDNQIATPASEIDGEGIRTDLEASVTPMDSDAMATTSNISQSSTPTPDEHQKQSPDTDGGQEAGHIEADAEAEAGMIDGETDAEVDLEAVG, encoded by the exons ATG gaagaATTCAGGAGGGCTATATTGCAGTCTGGTCCAATTGAATCTTTTGCTCTCCAGACTGTTCAAGAATTTATTAAACCTCag AAGCAAACTAAATTAGTGCAAGATGAGAATCAATTGTTGGAAAATATGCTCCGGACATTGCTTCAGGAGCTCGtg TCATCTTCTGCGCAGTCGAGGGAGGAAATAATGTTGTATGGGAAGTCCATTGATGATGGTGAAGACTCACAGGGTCAAATTCCTCGTCTGCTAG ATGTTGTTCTGTATCTCTGTGAGAGAGATTTTGTTGAGGGTGGTATGATATTCCAGTTGTTGGAAGATTTGACAGAAATGTCTACAATGAGAAATTGCAAGGATATTTTTGGTTACATAGAGAGTAAGCAAGATATACTTGGAAAG CAAGAACTTTTTGCTCGTGGAAAACTTGTGATGTTGAGAACATGTAATCAACTTCTCCGACGCCTTTCAAAG GCAAATGATGTCGTGTTTTGCGGACGAATTCTGATGTTTCTAGCACACTTTTTTCCACTATCTGAACGCTCAG CTGTAAACATTAAAGGAGTTTTCAACACATCAAATGAGACTAAATATGAGAAAGAGCAACCAGCTG CCATTTCTCTTGACTTCAACTTCTATAAAACCATGTGGAGTTTGCAG GAGTACTTTTGTGACCCTTCCCTTACTCTTTCTCCAATCAAGTGGCAAAAATTCTCATTGAGTTTGATG GTCATCTTGAATGCCTTTGAAGCTCAGCCTTTGAGTGAGGAAGAAGGAAGTGCTAACAATTTGGAGGAAGAGGCGGCATCATTTAACATAAAGTATCTCACAAGCAGTAAACTGATGGGTTTAGAG TTAAAAGATCCAAGTTTTCGACGCCATGTTCTTGTGCAGTGTCTGATACTGTTTGACTACCTTAAG GCTCCAGGAAAGAATGACAAAGATTTAACATCTGAAAGCATG aaagaagaaataaaatctcGCGAGGAGCATGTAAAGAAGTTGCTTGAAATGACTCCACCTAAAGGAAAAGATTTTCTTCACAAGGTTGAGCATATTCTAGAACGTGAAAAGAATTGG CTGTGGTGGAAACGTGATGGTTGCCCTCCATTTGAAAAGCAGCCAATAGAGAACAAGACAGTCCAAGACGGAGGTAAAAAACG TAGGCCAAGGTGGAGGCTAGGAAATAAAGAGCTCTCACAATTGTGGAAGTGGGCAGATCAGAATCCG AATGCCTTGACTGATCCTCAACGTGTTCGAACTCCTGCCATCACAGATTACTGGAAACCATTGGCAGAAGAT ATGGATCCATCAGCTAGCATAGAAGCTGATTATCACCACAAGAATAACCGG GTTTATTGCTGGAAAGGTCTCCGTGTCTCTGCTAGGCAGGATTTGGATGGTTTCTCTCGA TTTACTGACCATGGTATTGAAGGAGTTGTTCCTTTAGAACTATTGCCACCAGATGTCCGGTCCAAACACCAAGCTAAACCCAATGACAGGTCTAAACGTGCCAAAAAGGATGAGCCAAAGGGTGCTTCACATCAAGTGGAAGATAATCAG ATTGCAACACCTGCAAGCGAGATTGATGGTGAAGGAATCAGAACTGATCTTGAAGCCTCTGTTACACCAATGGACTCTGATGCCATGGCCACGACCAGCAATATTTCACAGAGCAGCACTCCTACACCAGATGAACATCAAAAGCAGAGCCCCGACACAGATGGTGGTCAAGAGGCAGGCCACATAGAAGCAGACGCTGAAGCAGAGGCAGGGATGATAGACGGAGAGACTGATGCGGAGGTAGATTTAGAAGCAGTTGGCTGA
- the LOC133701156 gene encoding THO complex subunit 1-like isoform X5: MEEFRRAILQSGPIESFALQTVQEFIKPQKQTKLVQDENQLLENMLRTLLQELVSSSAQSREEIMLYGKSIDDGEDSQGQIPRLLDVVLYLCERDFVEGGMIFQLLEDLTEMSTMRNCKDIFGYIESKQDILGKQELFARGKLVMLRTCNQLLRRLSKANDVVFCGRILMFLAHFFPLSERSAVNIKGVFNTSNETKYEKEQPAAISLDFNFYKTMWSLQEYFCDPSLTLSPIKWQKFSLSLMVILNAFEAQPLSEEEGSANNLEEEAASFNIKYLTSSKLMGLELKDPSFRRHVLVQCLILFDYLKAPGKNDKDLTSESMKEEIKSREEHVKKLLEMTPPKGKDFLHKVEHILEREKNWLWWKRDGCPPFEKQPIENKTVQDGGKKRRPRWRLGNKELSQLWKWADQNPNALTDPQRVRTPAITDYWKPLAEDMDPSASIEADYHHKNNRVYCWKGLRVSARQDLDGFSRFTDHGIEGVVPLELLPPDVRSKHQAKPNDRSKRAKKDEPKGASHQVEDNQ, encoded by the exons ATG gaagaATTCAGGAGGGCTATATTGCAGTCTGGTCCAATTGAATCTTTTGCTCTCCAGACTGTTCAAGAATTTATTAAACCTCag AAGCAAACTAAATTAGTGCAAGATGAGAATCAATTGTTGGAAAATATGCTCCGGACATTGCTTCAGGAGCTCGtg TCATCTTCTGCGCAGTCGAGGGAGGAAATAATGTTGTATGGGAAGTCCATTGATGATGGTGAAGACTCACAGGGTCAAATTCCTCGTCTGCTAG ATGTTGTTCTGTATCTCTGTGAGAGAGATTTTGTTGAGGGTGGTATGATATTCCAGTTGTTGGAAGATTTGACAGAAATGTCTACAATGAGAAATTGCAAGGATATTTTTGGTTACATAGAGAGTAAGCAAGATATACTTGGAAAG CAAGAACTTTTTGCTCGTGGAAAACTTGTGATGTTGAGAACATGTAATCAACTTCTCCGACGCCTTTCAAAG GCAAATGATGTCGTGTTTTGCGGACGAATTCTGATGTTTCTAGCACACTTTTTTCCACTATCTGAACGCTCAG CTGTAAACATTAAAGGAGTTTTCAACACATCAAATGAGACTAAATATGAGAAAGAGCAACCAGCTG CCATTTCTCTTGACTTCAACTTCTATAAAACCATGTGGAGTTTGCAG GAGTACTTTTGTGACCCTTCCCTTACTCTTTCTCCAATCAAGTGGCAAAAATTCTCATTGAGTTTGATG GTCATCTTGAATGCCTTTGAAGCTCAGCCTTTGAGTGAGGAAGAAGGAAGTGCTAACAATTTGGAGGAAGAGGCGGCATCATTTAACATAAAGTATCTCACAAGCAGTAAACTGATGGGTTTAGAG TTAAAAGATCCAAGTTTTCGACGCCATGTTCTTGTGCAGTGTCTGATACTGTTTGACTACCTTAAG GCTCCAGGAAAGAATGACAAAGATTTAACATCTGAAAGCATG aaagaagaaataaaatctcGCGAGGAGCATGTAAAGAAGTTGCTTGAAATGACTCCACCTAAAGGAAAAGATTTTCTTCACAAGGTTGAGCATATTCTAGAACGTGAAAAGAATTGG CTGTGGTGGAAACGTGATGGTTGCCCTCCATTTGAAAAGCAGCCAATAGAGAACAAGACAGTCCAAGACGGAGGTAAAAAACG TAGGCCAAGGTGGAGGCTAGGAAATAAAGAGCTCTCACAATTGTGGAAGTGGGCAGATCAGAATCCG AATGCCTTGACTGATCCTCAACGTGTTCGAACTCCTGCCATCACAGATTACTGGAAACCATTGGCAGAAGAT ATGGATCCATCAGCTAGCATAGAAGCTGATTATCACCACAAGAATAACCGG GTTTATTGCTGGAAAGGTCTCCGTGTCTCTGCTAGGCAGGATTTGGATGGTTTCTCTCGA TTTACTGACCATGGTATTGAAGGAGTTGTTCCTTTAGAACTATTGCCACCAGATGTCCGGTCCAAACACCAAGCTAAACCCAATGACAGGTCTAAACGTGCCAAAAAGGATGAGCCAAAGGGTGCTTCACATCAAGTGGAAGATAATCAG TAG